The following is a genomic window from Gallus gallus isolate bGalGal1 chromosome 14, bGalGal1.mat.broiler.GRCg7b, whole genome shotgun sequence.
GGACCCCCCGACCCATTTGGGCAGTGGGACTCTGAGCTCAGGGGGGCCCATGTGGGTCGCAGAGCCCCCCCGGCGTTGCTCTGCCCCACTCTCTCCGTTCTGCTCCGGTCCCATCAGTTCGGGCCCATTTCCCATTGGGGCCCATCCCCATTCCTGCTCATTTCTGAGCACCGCTCTCCGTTCGGTGCCATTTCTGCCACTTTTGGTCATCTCTGCCCTTGGGGACATTGTGGACATTGGGGACACGCGGGGAACTGAGGGCGTGGGGACACGGGGTGCAGAACTGGGGATATGGGGCAGCACCGTGGGGCGGTGCAATGGGGCAGTGCCAcagggcagctatggggcagcgctatggggcagctgtggggcagcgctatggggcagctgcGGGGCAGAGTTACGGGGCAGACCCATTTGGCTTTTGCCCTTTTTTGGCTCTCTCGGCCCTTCCCCGCCCCCTCTCCCCACTTCCTCCCCCCACGGCCGCGCGTGGGCTgtgggtgtggggcagcccccccTGCTCCCCGCCATGGGGCcgtgggtgctgctgctgctcggtGCAGGTCTGGGGCTGAACGCGGTGCTTTTGGGGCcggggggtgttggggggtgggaggggtggggggagagacccccggcggggagggggggtccGAAGGGCTGAGGGGGCGGAGGGGggaccccataatgcccccaaaccccaacccGCGTTTTCCCTCTGACGGCGGCACCCCGGGCCCATAGACACCCCCAGGGCCCAccgcccccacagccccccagagacactggggctgctgggggacacGTCGGGATGGGGCGTATGAGGACGGGGACATGGGGAGATGGGGAGAAATGCGGGACAGTGTGACTGTGGAAGGATGTGGGGACACGGGTGGATGTTGGGGGTCAGTGGAGATATGGGGGCACGTGGAGCAATATGGGAATGTGGGGGGTGGGGTGACGTGGGTGATATCGGAatgtggggtgatgggggggatATATCGGGATGGGAGAcactgggggacatggggggcacaTTGCGGACATATGGGGACgctggggacacggggacataCAGGAGATTCGAGGACATAGGGGCAaatggggacatggaggggtAGGGAGACAtgggggacacggggacataTGGGAACAGAGGGACAGTGAGGGACAGGGGGGTCCCTGTGGGCTCTATGGGattctgtggggctctgtggggcttaATGGGATCTATAGAGCTCTACAAGGCAAATGGGCTCTGTGGAGGCTATGGGCACTATGGGTCCCCATGGGTCTCCCccgccccacagctctgccccacagctgcagctctgccctcgACGTGGACTCTGCTGTGGCCTTTGAGGGTCCCGGGTCCTTCGGCCTCAGCGTGGCACAGAGCGACGATGGGTATGGAGATGCCCCCCACTTTGTGGGGACTCCCCATGGATTCCGTGGGGCACCCCACAGAATTCATGGGACTCCCCATAGAATATTTGGGGTGGCTCATGAAATGTATGGGGTGGCTCACGGGGCAAATGATGTCTACAGGGCACCCCACAGAAACGTATGGGGTACCCCATGGAACTTAGAGGGTGTCTTATAGAAGCTGTGGGGCGCTCTACGTAATCTGTGGGGCGCTCTGGAGAGTCTGTGTGGCGCCCCACTGGATTTAGAGGTGCTTCACAGGTTCTGTGAGGTGCCCCATGGAAGCTACAGGGTGGCCAACATGGGGCAGCCCACATAATCTATGGGGTACTTATGTGAATCCATAGGGTGCCCCACGTAATCTATGGGGCTCCCTACTGACCCTATGACTGCTCCACAGAATCGATGGGGCAACCTGTGGGAACCGACGGTTACCCTACTGAATCCATCTGGCCCTCCAAGTGATCCATGGAATCTGTGGGGCACACCACTGAATCTATAGGGTGGTCTATTTAATCTGTGGGATGTCCCACCGAATTTAGTGGTGCTCCGTGGAATCTATGGAGCGCCCCATACGGCCCAGGGGGATCCCTACTGACTCTATGACTGCCCCACGTAATCTATGGGGCACCCACCGTAATCTATGCGGTGCCCCACAGAATCAAAGGGGTATGTAAGTGAATCTGTGGGCCACCCcatgggatctatggggcacccCCCCGAGCTCCACATGCCCCCATTGCAGGGTGCTGGTGGGGGCTCCCCTGGACTTGGAGGGCCGAGGCCGCGTCTATCGGTGCCGCGTGGGGGAGAAGAGTTGCAGGGATGCAGGCATCGGTGGTGAGAGCTATAGGGCAGCTCACGGGACGGTGTGTGGCTGCCCCACGGGGAGTTGTGGGGTGGATTGGGGAACTTGGGGGAGGGGTGTGGGGCAGCCACAACGTGTGGAACTCAATGGGGAGTGTGTGGGGTAGCCCCACATTTATGGAGCCcgtggggtgatgtggggcagccccacatgTGTGAGCCCTGTGGGAGTTGTGGGACAGTACTGAATGTGGACCTTAAGGGGATGTTATGTGGCAGCCTCGATGTATGGGTCCGAGTGGGAAGCTGTGGGGTGGCCTCAGTATAGGAGTCCTGTGAGCAGTTGTGAGGCAGAGAGGACGGGGTCCCGATGGGAGGTTGTGGGGCATGGGATGGCGTGGTGCTGCCCCACATGTGAGCCCTATGGCAACTTTTGGGGCTGCTCCACAAGTGTGGGTGCTATGGGGTTCCCTGCCCTACAGATCCCCCGGCTATGGGTCCCATGGCACTGGGAATGTCCATGGCTGCCAACGGATCCCAGCTCCTGgtgggtgctatggggcgctgtggggctctcaTTGGTCTATGGTGTCTGTCGGGCTCTACGGGATCAGtggattctatggggctctgtgggtctctatgaaGTGCTATGGGactctgtgggtctctgtggtGTACtgtgggtcactatggggtctatggggtctacTGAGTCCAATGGGTTCTATGCGGCTTTGTGCGTCTCTATGGGTCACCGTGGGTCTGTGTGGGGTGCTGTtggtctctatggggtgctatggatCTCTCTGAGGCTCTGTGGGTtgctatgggggctctatggtgtgCTGTGGATCactatggatctctatggggctctgcggGGTGCTGTGGATCactatggatctctatggggcgcCATGGGGTGCCGTGGATCactatggatctctatggggcgcCATGGGGTGCCGTGGATCactatggatctctatggggtgccatggggtgccgTGGATCactatggatctctatggggcgcCATGGGGTGCCGTGGATCactatggatctctatggggcgcCATGGGGTGCCGTGGATCactatggatctctatggggcgcCATGGGGTGCAGGCCTGTGGTCCGACAGCGCAGCGGATGTGCGGGGAGAATGCGGAGGTGCCGGGAttctgcttcctcctcttctcagGCCGCTCCCAAACAACCACCCCACGAGGTATGGGGCACCCGGGGGGCAGCAGTGGTGCAgaggggctctgtggggtgaaGACCCGGCACCTTTGTCCGTGGGCCCTGTGGGGACAGGACGGGGCACAGAAGTCCCAGTGTCGTCACTGGGATCTGTGGGGCGAACGTGGGTGGAAAAGACCCAATGCCATTGCTGATGGGATCTGCGGGGCAGAtctgggatctatggggcagacaGGGGGCAGAAAAGACCCAACGCTGTTGCCGATGGGATCTGCGGGGCAGAGAAGACCCGGCGTTGGGTTCAATGGGATCTATGGGCGGATACGGGTTGGCTGAGGCTCCCTGAACCGTCCGCCCTGCCCCACTGCCGCCCCACAGCTTGCCCCACGTTGGCCTCCGACATCGTGTTCCTGATGGACGGCTCTGGCAGCGTTGCAGATTTTGACTTCCATCGGATGAAGACATTCATCATTGAAGTCATCAAACGCTTCCGTGGGACCGACACCCGGGTGCGTGACCCACAGAgccatggggctgccccacagcgggGCCTTGGCCAAGGCCCTGACTCCATGGCCGCCCCACAGAACCTATGGGGCGCTCCACAGAATCCATAGATTGCCCGAGGGGATCTCTGGGGCGCCCCATGGAACGTATCGGAGCCCCGCACAATCCATGGGGCAGCCGCTCACCTCTGAGCTGCCCTACATCGCTCGTGGGGCGCCCCGCTGCGTTTAGGGCTGCCCCACGGAATTCAAGGGCGTCCCACTGAATCTATGGGGTGCGCTGCCGGATCTATGGTTGCCCCACATAACGTATGGGGGACCCAACGTCACGAATGGGGCTCTGGGAGGTTCTGTGGGCTCCGTGGGCAGCTGCGGTGCCCTGCGGGGCTCCGTGGGTTTCTGTGGGATGCTATGGGACTGCGGGGTTCCGTGCGGCTCTGTGGGGCGTTATGGGATGCTAAGGGGTGCcgtggggctctatggggtcttggggttctgtggggctgtACGGGCTCCACGCGGGGCCGTAGGGCGCTACGGGGTTCTGcggggatctgtggggctctatgggggctgcGGGACTCTACGGGGCTCTGGGGGGCTCCGTGGGGCTCCGTgggcggtgcggggctgtgtggggcgctatgggtcgcCGTGGCTGTGCCCCGCAGTTCGCAGTGGTGCAGTTCTCCACCGGCGTGCAGCGCCACGTGGACTTCTCCGACTTCGACCGCCTTTCGGAGCGGGATTTGGAGCGGCGGGTTAATGAGGTGCAGCAGAGCAACGGCATCACGCAGACCGCCACCGCCATCCGCATCGTGCTGTGCGTAccgcccccccatcccccccccccccccccccccccccccccccagcggAGCCCCCGGCGGTGACGCTGCGGCGCGCAGGACGCACGTGTTCACGGAGAGCCGCGCGGGGGCCAACAAAGTGCTGATCGTGGTGACGGACGGGCAGATGTACGGCGATGTGCTGCGCTACAGCGACGTCATCCCGCAGGCGGAGCGCGCCGGGGTCGTCCGCTACGCCATCGGGGTGAGGTCggggccccgcagccccacgcAGCGCCCCGCAGCCCTCCCGCATCCCAAATTCCCCCCCACGGCCCTCCGAATCCTCCCCCGAATCCATCCTCGAAACGCCCCCAAATTCCTCCACGTTATCCTCAAAATCCTTCCCCCAAATACCCAAATGCCTCCAAATTCTCCCCAAAATCgccccccccaaaacccaaacTCTCGCCCCCCAAAACCCAAGATCCCAAATTCGCCTCCAAAGCTCCAAATCCGCCCCCCCAGAATCCACCCCTGCAAATCCCCAAAACCACGAAATCCATCTCCCAAACCGCAAACCCAATCCCCCCGAACTCCCAAACCCCAAACTTGCCCCCGAGCCCCAACTCCGCCACTCCTCCCCAAAATCCCCCCGCAAAACCCCAAAAAGCCCAAATCCGCCCCGCCCCCCATCTGCACGGCTCCTTCCCCTAACGAatccccaaccccaaacccatccCCCAAACCCCGAATTCCCCGCAGTTTCTCCCCGAATGCTCCCCAGAACCCCACCGCAGAGCTCCCACCCCGCACCGCAGACCCGCACGCTGCCATGAGCCAACCCCCGTAATCCCACGCCCGCCCGGAGGCCCCAAACCATCACTCACGGAGTGATGACCATCGTCTCACTGCCCCCAAACCATCCCCAAAAcccctccccccaaaaccccaaacgCCAAATTCATCACCCAGACCCCACGTTCCCCCCAGCTCTCCACCAAACCCTCCCCAAAAATTTCACAACGAGCCCCAAATTCATCTCCCAAACCCCAAATTCCTCCAAACTGTCCCCAAATTGCatcccaaatccccccccccccccccccccccgcagaaAACCCCAACTCCAATccccaaaccccaaattcaacccAAATCCTCCCCAAGAACACCGGGGGCACCAATAGCCATGGGGGCACCCGAGGGACGTCAGGGGGACAGCGAGAGCGTGGGGGACGTGGGGTTACACTGAGACAGCGGGGACACCGAGGGGACAGCGAGAGCGTGGGGGACGTGGAGGTGCCGCCCGGAGTGTAGGACGGAGAGAACGGTGGGGACACCGTGCTGGGGACACGGAGCGCGGGGTGCACTGCGGTGGCGCCAGGAGCGCTGGGCACAGTGAGGTGACACGGAGAGCGCCGCGCACGCCGGGGGCGCGGACATTAGGTGACATCGGGAGCGCGGGGGCGCCGGGAACGGCGGGGGACAGCCGGGTGAGACTGAGGCCGTGGGGACACGGAGGTGACAAACAGAGCGCCGGGGGCGCCTCACGCTGGGGTGACGCCGAGGGCACGGGGGACATCGAGCGTGATGTCGAGTGCTGGGGACGCCAAGAGGGTGGGACGCCGAGAACACCGGGGGCGCCGAGGGCTTCGAGAGCGCGGGGACAGCTGTGTGACAGCGGGACAGCGCGGGTGACGGGGACGTTCCCCCGCAGGTGGGCAGCGCCTTCAAGGACTCCCAGGCGGCCGCGGAGCTGCAGACCATCGCCTCGGCCCCCCCACAGGCACACGTCTTCCGCGTGGACAACTTCGAGGCGCTGCGGGGGatccaggagcagctgcaggagaagaTCTTCGCCATCGAGGGTATGGCCCCATAGGGTGGCCCCACGGGGGGTGCCAGGGGCCCGCCTCACCCCATGCTGCCCCCAGGGACCCGCCCGGCCTTCGGGAGCTCCTTCCAACTGGAGATGGCCCAGGAGGGCTTCAGCGCTCTTCTCACCCCCGTGagtgtccccactgccaccgcACGGATCCGCCCGAGAACCCACCGGAGCCCCACGGAGCCCCATAGACGCCGTAGAGATCCATAGAGCCCACGGAGCCCCGTAGAGCCTCACAGACCCCGTAgaacccacagcaccccataggcCCCGCAGtagcccatagagacccatacaGACCCATAGAGCTCCacagacccacagagacccaccAGGTGCCCCCAAACGCACCGGAATTCCCCAGGACCTCCCCAACCGCCTCCAGACGCCCCCTAAACCCACCTGAGAcccccagggccccatcccacccaccTCAGCCCCCCTCCCCgacctccctgctgcaggagggggcagtgctgggagcagtgggcGCCTACGATTGGGCCGGAGGGGTCTTCATCTACGGGGCCGACGGGAAGGTCGCCTTCGTCAACGCATCCGAAGGGGAGGGGGGTGTGAGCGATGCCTACTTGGGTGAGAGCCTCGGGGTCCTGCGCTCCTCGGGGGGGTCTTTGGGTTGGTGGTTATCCCCACGGGGGTCTTGGCAGCCTCATGCGGGTCTTCTGGTTAAGGGCGTCCCCATGGGGATATTGGGAGTCCTCAAGATGGTCGTGGGGGTGGTGGGCTATCCATGGGGGTCTTGGAATCGGTGGGTGTCCCCACTCGAGTCACGGAGATAGTGGGCTTCTCATGGGggtgatgggatgggaatggtcCCATGGGGATGGTGGAGTTTCTGTGGGGGTCTTAGGTTCTTCATGGGGGTCTTGGGGCTGTTGTGCTGGTCCAGGAGATGATGGGGTCTTCATGGAGACAGAGCTGCCTCTGTGGGGGTCAGTGATGTTTCCATTGGGGTCCCGGAGCTATGGgtgtccccatgcccccccTCCGTGGGTCCAACCCGCCGCCCATGCTGCCCGCAGGTTACGCCACTGAGTCTCTGTCCCTGGGGGGGCTCCGGGCCCTGGTGCTGGGGGCTCCCCGGTACCGCCACGTGGGCCGCCTGCTCCTCTTCGTGCTCCAGCGGGGGGGGAAGTGGGAGCTGCGCTCTGACGCCGTGGGCCGGCAGGTGATGGTAGGGGGACGTGTGGGGCACAGCATGGGGTGGGAGCAGCCCCGGGGCTGACACTGTCACCTGCAGGTGGGCTCCTACTTTGGGGCAGCGCTCTGTGCTCTGGAGGGTTCGGGGGATGGCGCGGCGCTGCTGGTGGGGGTCCCCATGTTCTATGGGGACGGCTCCGGGGGGCGTGTGGAGGTCTGCATGGTGTTGCCGCAGGTATGGacccccagtgcagccccacgGTGCTCAGTGCAACCCCACCTCAAGAACTCAACTGCAAACCCACCCCAGTCCAACCCCTATCCCAActccattcccattcccatccccatcccaccccatcccattcccatcccatccccctcCCATCCTCATACCATCCCATCtgcattcccatcccatcccatccccatctccatccccacctccatcccatgccatccccatccccattcccaacCGCATTCCCATCCCAACCTgacccccacctctccccacaccccccatgTGTTTCCTGCCATAGGGCCGTGCGCTGCAGTGCCATCAGACGCTGCGGGGTCAGGCCGGACACCCGCTGGGGCGCTTTGGGGCCAGCGTTGCTCGCCTTGGGGACATCGACGGGGACGGACTGCATGACGTGGCCGTGGGTGCTCCCATGGAGGACGATGAGCGCGGCGCCATCTACATCTTCCGTGGGGAGAAGGGCGGTGTCAGTGGCCACTACAGCCAGGTGGGACCACCCCACTGAGACCCactgagccccatagagtcccgTAGATCCCAAAGACCCCGTAGGGCCCCTcagagccccacagaaccccacagagccccacagatccTGTAGAGCCCATATAgccccagagaccccatagagattCATTGAACCCCATACACACGACAGTGCCCACAGAGCCCCGtagaccccacagaccccacagtgccaccaggtcccacagagccccacagcacccaacTGCTGCTCGGAGGGTTGGGTGCTGCACTCCGTCCCGGCTCTGAGAAGGTCCCACCCGTGTGTGGTTCCGCCTCCCACAGCGCATCGCAGGCTCCATATTCCACAGTGCCCCTCAGCACTTTGGGCAGGCGCTGAGTGGGGGGCGCGACCTGACGGGGGACAGACTGCCAGATGTGGCTGTGGGCGCACAGGGACAGGTCCTGCTGCTCAGGTGGGAGTGACGCACCGGAGCCCCATCaccaatcccaaccccaaccccattcCCCAACTCAACTaacccaaccccatcccatccccatctccaacCCCAATCTCAACCCAACACCAACCCAAACCCAACTGcatccccaaacccaacccaaccccatctccatcaccatactcatccccatcccatcccatccccattgcCATCCCATCACCATCCCCATTCCTAACCCCagcccaaccccatccccaccccatcccatcccatcccatcccatccccacccccacccccacccccacccccacccccactcccattcccattcccattcccattcccaacctcaacccatccccatcccattttcatccccattcccacccccctcccccatgctgctgccccacaggtCCCCACCCTTGCTGAAGGTTGAGGTGACGGTGACCTTCACTCCCCCGGAAATCCCCATATCTGACTTTGACTGCCACCGGGCAGAGGAGGAGCCGAGCACCGCTGGGGCTGCGACGGCGTCCACAGCCAACGTCTGCTTTGTTGGCACCAAGAAGAGCAGTGACAGCTTAGGTGAGAGCACGGGGTGTGCGGCTCTGCCCCAGCCATCGGACACCTGTGGGACCTCCCCAGCCCCTCCAGGTGCCCTCAGAACCCTTTGTCCCATGGGCCCTCCCCAACCCATTCCAGATGGCCTCACAACCCgctgagccccataggaccttcccaaccccccccccgaTGCCACCCAATCCGCTAGGCCCCATAGAGGCCCGTAGACcgcacagagccccacagcgctaCATCCTGCTGCCCCCCAGGCTCCCTCGGGGCCACCCTCCACTACCGGCTGGAGTTGGACCCCGGCCGTGCCGCTCGCGCCGTCTTCTCGCCGGGCGTTGCCAGGAGCAACGGGACCACGCACGTGGGCGAGGGGCGCCGGTGCCAGAGCTTCCCCATCAGAGTGATGGTGCGTGCGGTGCGGGCGCAGCTGCTGGGggtgcagagctgccccacacGCGGCCGCCGCCACCACGGGCACTATGTGTGGGTCCCCAGGGCTGTCCAGCGGACACGCTGAGCCCCGTGGGGCTGCGGGTGGCCTTCGAGGCGTATGGGGACGCACTGCAGCATGCACAGGGGCTGCGTGTGGCACTCAGCCGCGACACACAGTGGGCCGTCACCGCCGCGGTACGGGTCTGGGGTGGGCGAGAGGGGGTGGGAACGTGGGGTGAGTGAGAGATGGGGCGGGGGTCGGCGGTGCGCAAGGGGGGTGGAAATTGTTCAGGAAACATTGGGAGGGATGGAGCGATGCGGTGGGTGTTGGGGTGCCTGGAGAAGGTGGGAcggagggatgggatgggtgcGTGGGGCGGGTGGAGAACGTGGGGTGGGAATTGGGATGGGGGCAGTGGCCGGAGGGAtgggtggggatggaggtgatggggtggatgggatggagatggttGGGATGGATGGAGAAGGAATGGAAGTTTGGGATGGACGTTGGGATGGATGGAGAGGTTGGGATGCAGATGGAGAGGATGGAGATGGTTGGGATGGACAGAGATGTGTGATGGAAATTGGGATAGATGGAGGGATGAGATGGAGAAGGTGGGATGGAAATTGgggtggatggagggatgggatgggaggggatgggatggagttgGGATGGGAATTGGGAATGGGTGGAAAGCTGAGCGTGGTCACTGGGATGAAAAGTTGGGGTAGAtagagggatgggatgggtggatgagatgggatgggaattGAGCAGGAGATATGGGGCGAATGGGGGATGAGATGGAAAGTTGGAACGGAACGTTGAGGGGAATGGAGGGATGGAGCAGATGAAGGTGGAATGGACACTGGGATGGATGCAGACAGGATGGATGTAAAAGTTGGGTTGGAAACATGGGGTGGATTGAGAGACAGGATGGAGATgtgggggatggagggatgggatggagatgtgGGGGATGGAGCAGAACGGAAGCAGTTGGGGCGCGCGGGGAGGTTGGGATGGAGGCCCTCTGCCCgacccccagctgccctttGAGAAGAACTGCGGTGAGGACAACCAGTGTGTGCCCGACCTCCGCGTGGCCCTCAGCTTCTCAGGGTATGTTCCCCCCCCCGCGGCCCCACCTCACATGGGGGCACCCCACATCCCCGCCCCGCACCCACTGCCGCCGCCccccaggctggaggagctggtggtggGCGTCACCGAGGAGGTCACCGTCACCGTCACCGTGCACAACGTTGGGGAGGACGCGTATGGGGCCCatgtggagctgcagcaccCCAAGGCGCTCTCCTACCGCAAGGCCACCGCGCTGCAGGTGCCCACAGGGAGCAGGGGAACCACCGCCCCACAGGGGCTGCCCCACATTCCCCCAGGCCCCCCAGAGCCCCTCCAGATGCTCTCcagaccccaaaatcccatccCAGATGTTCTCAAGACCCCATAGATGTCATTATGGCACCTGAAACTCCATCCAGATGCCCTCGAGATCCCCATATCCCTCTACAGATGTCCCCAAGACACCAAATCTCCTCAAGTTCCCATAGAATCCTGCACGTCCCCACACCCCAAACCCGTTTCAGATGCCCTCAAGACCACAAACCTCATCTGGttgaccccaaccccatccagAGGCCCTCAAGTCCCCCGAGTTCCTCCAGATGCCCTCAAGACCACAGAGAATCCCATGTGTCCCCAGAATGCCGAACCCCGCTCagctgaccccaaaccccaccacCCACCCCCCCACTCCCAGACCCCACCCCACGtccccccgcacccccccaccagcccaccccacagctcaccccgtgccccacagccccaccgcAGGTccctggcacagcactgcagctcggTGTCTCCGGGAGGTGGGCGCATCCTCTGCAACATCAGCCACCCCGTGCTGTGGGCCGGCCAACAGGTGGGccgctgtggggcactgtgagtctctatggggtgcagtggagctctatggggtgccATGGGCTCTGTGGGGGTCTGTGAGTCTCTAAGGGCTCCGCGGGGCGTTATGAGGCTCTACGGGCTCTGTTAGGCACTATGGGATGGTATGGGATTCTAGGGGGCTCTATGAGATGCTGTGGAGAGCTACGGGTGCTGTGGGCCCTATGGCAGTTTATGAGGCTCTAAGGGCTCCGTGGGGTGCTACGGGGTTCTATGGGGAGCTATGAGACTCCatgggctctgtggggcaggatGTGCTTTATGGGGCTCTACAGAGCTTTCTGGGACtctgtggggtgctgtgggttCCGTGGGGCTCCGTGGGACTCTCTGTGGAGGCTCCATGGAGTGCTACGGGGCTGAGCCCCACATCTTGTGCCCCCCAGCTCGTGTTCGCTGTCACCATGGATGTGCCCCACGAGGCTGAGCTGGGGGACGCAGTGCAGGTGGTGGCGTTGGCCAGCAGGTGGGTGGCACCGCAACGGCACACTGTGCCACCGCGCGGCAGTGGGTGACACCGcggtgctgtgtggggctgcggCACCGTGACGTGGTGTGATGGGGTGTGATGTGATGGGGTGTGATGGGGTGTGACAGAGCAACACAGTGACACCATGTGATGCTATGTGACACGGCGTGATACTGTGACACTGACACTGTgctgtgtgatgctgtgatgTGGGCGATTTCCTTTGATGTTGTGTGACACTGTGTGACGTTGTGTGACGTTGTGTGACAGTGTATGAGTGTGTGGCAGTGTGTGAGCG
Proteins encoded in this region:
- the ITGAD gene encoding integrin alpha-D isoform X5; translated protein: MWVAEPPRRCSAPLSPFCSGPISSGPFPIGAHPHSCSFLSTALRSVPFLPLLVISALGDIVDIGDTRGTEGVGTRGAELGIWGSTVGRCNGAVPQGSYGAALWGSCGAALWGSCGAELRGRPIWLLPFFGSLGPSPPPLPTSSPHGRAWAVGVGQPPLLPAMGPWVLLLLGAALPHSCSSALDVDSAVAFEGPGSFGLSVAQSDDGVLVGAPLDLEGRGRVYRCRVGEKSCRDAGIGDPPAMGPMALGMSMAANGSQLLACGPTAQRMCGENAEVPGFCFLLFSGRSQTTTPRACPTLASDIVFLMDGSGSVADFDFHRMKTFIIEVIKRFRGTDTRFAVVQFSTGVQRHVDFSDFDRLSERDLERRVNEVQQSNGITQTATAIRIVLTHVFTESRAGANKVLIVVTDGQMYGDVLRYSDVIPQAERAGVVRYAIGVGSAFKDSQAAAELQTIASAPPQAHVFRVDNFEALRGIQEQLQEKIFAIEGTRPAFGSSFQLEMAQEGFSALLTPEGAVLGAVGAYDWAGGVFIYGADGKVAFVNASEGEGGVSDAYLGYATESLSLGGLRALVLGAPRYRHVGRLLLFVLQRGGKWELRSDAVGRQVGSYFGAALCALEGSGDGAALLVGVPMFYGDGSGGRVEVCMVLPQGRALQCHQTLRGQAGHPLGRFGASVARLGDIDGDGLHDVAVGAPMEDDERGAIYIFRGEKGGVSGHYSQRIAGSIFHSAPQHFGQALSGGRDLTGDRLPDVAVGAQGQVLLLRSPPLLKVEVTVTFTPPEIPISDFDCHRAEEEPSTAGAATASTANVCFVGTKKSSDSLGSLGATLHYRLELDPGRAARAVFSPGVARSNGTTHVGEGRRCQSFPIRVMGCPADTLSPVGLRVAFEAYGDALQHAQGLRVALSRDTQWAVTAALPFEKNCGEDNQCVPDLRVALSFSGLEELVVGVTEEVTVTVTVHNVGEDAYGAHVELQHPKALSYRKATALQPHRRSLAQHCSSVSPGGGRILCNISHPVLWAGQQLVFAVTMDVPHEAELGDAVQVVALASSVPPPVGSAVARAELPALYSVVLLLTSSPSSTRSVSAGRAALQHRYRLSAQGARRPPGSATIRVPAALRGAELWEELQVEGPQACNSTSHSTGVQDPTPLLQQNPVVNCSVAACREWRCPWGDPLPPGGVEFSVSGRLRWDWVEQHRNTGQHQHGQQHSGDHSNHWDVVFSQLFANSGRCDFPNIHPWKNRDNATGYCHLRCR
- the ITGAD gene encoding integrin alpha-D isoform X6, translating into MGPWVLLLLGAALPHSCSSALDVDSAVAFEGPGSFGLSVAQSDDGVLVGAPLDLEGRGRVYRCRVGEKSCRDAGIGDPPAMGPMALGMSMAANGSQLLACGPTAQRMCGENAEVPGFCFLLFSGRSQTTTPRACPTLASDIVFLMDGSGSVADFDFHRMKTFIIEVIKRFRGTDTRFAVVQFSTGVQRHVDFSDFDRLSERDLERRVNEVQQSNGITQTATAIRIVLTHVFTESRAGANKVLIVVTDGQMYGDVLRYSDVIPQAERAGVVRYAIGVGSAFKDSQAAAELQTIASAPPQAHVFRVDNFEALRGIQEQLQEKIFAIEGTRPAFGSSFQLEMAQEGFSALLTPEGAVLGAVGAYDWAGGVFIYGADGKVAFVNASEGEGGVSDAYLGYATESLSLGGLRALVLGAPRYRHVGRLLLFVLQRGGKWELRSDAVGRQVGSYFGAALCALEGSGDGAALLVGVPMFYGDGSGGRVEVCMVLPQGRALQCHQTLRGQAGHPLGRFGASVARLGDIDGDGLHDVAVGAPMEDDERGAIYIFRGEKGGVSGHYSQRIAGSIFHSAPQHFGQALSGGRDLTGDRLPDVAVGAQGQVLLLRSPPLLKVEVTVTFTPPEIPISDFDCHRAEEEPSTAGAATASTANVCFVGTKKSSDSLGSLGATLHYRLELDPGRAARAVFSPGVARSNGTTHVGEGRRCQSFPIRVMGCPADTLSPVGLRVAFEAYGDALQHAQGLRVALSRDTQWAVTAALPFEKNCGEDNQCVPDLRVALSFSGLEELVVGVTEEVTVTVTVHNVGEDAYGAHVELQHPKALSYRKATALQPHRRSLAQHCSSVSPGGGRILCNISHPVLWAGQQLVFAVTMDVPHEAELGDAVQVVALASSVPPPVGSAVARAELPALYSVVLLLTSSPSSTRSVSAGRAALQHRYRLSAQGARRPPGSATIRVPAALRGAELWEELQVEGPQACNSTSHSTGVQDPTPLLQQNPVVNCSVAACREWRCPWGDPLPPGGVEFSVSGRLRWDWVEQLPLPHVELQSSAQLQPEGRRYRNVGRDRLEVRTELRPAPPPVPLGPTLGAVAAGLLLAAAAGAALHKHRNTGQHQHGQQHSGDHSNHWDVVFSQLFANSGRCDFPNIHPWKNRDNATGYCHLRCR